A genomic segment from Cyprinus carpio isolate SPL01 chromosome A4, ASM1834038v1, whole genome shotgun sequence encodes:
- the LOC109065320 gene encoding uncharacterized protein LOC109065320 isoform X1 — translation MHIKTGTWESSNAVCESDPLCDPAVLVSPSKPEPQIRNRRLSPGSGSCGGGGGGCSSGMDKRQASLSSLEGSLNGVGHTQTFTSRERRVQNKSRSFRRDGPRAGPRSDERHSRSGQKERWVDNSLSLLKPPPAFPVKDSPAKLQPAVSYASKVKAGGGSVGAAEEPPGIGVLLQNQWGLSFISDSPEADVPQEKMPVLHPVAGEVTVKPVHVSSESLPGQITRGSESSEELLLSCRHLEEALEYHTQEWKAILWRQKQDPAKIVWYKNALESPA, via the exons ATGCATATCAAAACAG GTACTTGGGAGTCAAGCAATGCAGTGTGCGAGTCCGACCCCTTGTGTGATCCGGCTGTCTTAGTGTCACCCTCTAAACCAGAACCACAGATCCGAAACCGTCGTCTCTCCCCCGGCTCTGGCAGCTGTGGTGGGGGAGGAGGGGGCTGTTCCTCTGGGATGGATAAACGTCAAGCCTCACTGAGTAGCCTGGAAGGTTCTCTGAATGGGGTGGGTCACACCCAGACCTTCACGTCGAGAGAGCGGCGAGTCCAGAATAAGTCAAGAAGCTTTCGGCGTGATGGCCCAAGAGCGGGCCCACGTTCAGATGAGAGACACTCCAGATCCGGTCAGAAAGAACGATGGGTAGACAACAGTCTGTCTTTACTCAAACCTCCACCTGCTTTCCCAGTGAAAGACAGCCCCGCCAAACTGCAGCCAGCCGTCAGCTATGCCTCCAAAGTGAAAGCAGGTGGAGGTTCTGTTGGGGCAGCCGAAGAGCCCCCTGGTATCGGGGTTTTGCTGCAGAACCAGTGGGGACTCAGCTTCATCAGCGACAGCCCAGAGGCAGATGTTCCCCAGGAGAAGATGCCAGTTCTCCACCCAGTTGCTGGAGAGGTTACTGTAAAACCGGTCCATGTCTCTTCAGAGTCTCTGCCCGGTCAGATCACGAGAGGCTCAGAGAGTTCAGAGGAGCTGCTGCTTAGCTGTCGCCACCTGGAGGAAGCGTTGGAGTATCACACACAAG AAtggaaagcaatattatggagaCAAAAACAAG ACCCTGCAAAGATTGTATGGTACAAGAACGCCCTGGAGTCGCCTGCCtag
- the LOC109065320 gene encoding uncharacterized protein LOC109065320 isoform X2, whose translation MDTEGTWESSNAVCESDPLCDPAVLVSPSKPEPQIRNRRLSPGSGSCGGGGGGCSSGMDKRQASLSSLEGSLNGVGHTQTFTSRERRVQNKSRSFRRDGPRAGPRSDERHSRSGQKERWVDNSLSLLKPPPAFPVKDSPAKLQPAVSYASKVKAGGGSVGAAEEPPGIGVLLQNQWGLSFISDSPEADVPQEKMPVLHPVAGEVTVKPVHVSSESLPGQITRGSESSEELLLSCRHLEEALEYHTQEWKAILWRQKQDPAKIVWYKNALESPA comes from the exons ATGGACACTGAAG GTACTTGGGAGTCAAGCAATGCAGTGTGCGAGTCCGACCCCTTGTGTGATCCGGCTGTCTTAGTGTCACCCTCTAAACCAGAACCACAGATCCGAAACCGTCGTCTCTCCCCCGGCTCTGGCAGCTGTGGTGGGGGAGGAGGGGGCTGTTCCTCTGGGATGGATAAACGTCAAGCCTCACTGAGTAGCCTGGAAGGTTCTCTGAATGGGGTGGGTCACACCCAGACCTTCACGTCGAGAGAGCGGCGAGTCCAGAATAAGTCAAGAAGCTTTCGGCGTGATGGCCCAAGAGCGGGCCCACGTTCAGATGAGAGACACTCCAGATCCGGTCAGAAAGAACGATGGGTAGACAACAGTCTGTCTTTACTCAAACCTCCACCTGCTTTCCCAGTGAAAGACAGCCCCGCCAAACTGCAGCCAGCCGTCAGCTATGCCTCCAAAGTGAAAGCAGGTGGAGGTTCTGTTGGGGCAGCCGAAGAGCCCCCTGGTATCGGGGTTTTGCTGCAGAACCAGTGGGGACTCAGCTTCATCAGCGACAGCCCAGAGGCAGATGTTCCCCAGGAGAAGATGCCAGTTCTCCACCCAGTTGCTGGAGAGGTTACTGTAAAACCGGTCCATGTCTCTTCAGAGTCTCTGCCCGGTCAGATCACGAGAGGCTCAGAGAGTTCAGAGGAGCTGCTGCTTAGCTGTCGCCACCTGGAGGAAGCGTTGGAGTATCACACACAAG AAtggaaagcaatattatggagaCAAAAACAAG ACCCTGCAAAGATTGTATGGTACAAGAACGCCCTGGAGTCGCCTGCCtag